In the genome of Pseudomonadota bacterium, one region contains:
- a CDS encoding DUF3343 domain-containing protein, whose protein sequence is MNPASKMDLRLIFHSIHNVMLAEELLLQDGLAIDMQPVPRVISSDCGMCLAARSVDLPRIKVCLAKAPFTSPIEIYQSPTADDHQIPRFERLSTL, encoded by the coding sequence TTGAATCCCGCTTCGAAGATGGATCTGCGTCTTATTTTTCACTCAATCCACAATGTTATGCTGGCCGAAGAACTGCTTTTACAGGACGGACTGGCCATCGATATGCAACCAGTACCCCGCGTCATCAGCTCCGACTGCGGCATGTGCCTGGCCGCCAGAAGCGTGGATCTGCCCAGAATCAAAGTCTGCCTGGCAAAAGCGCCGTTCACCAGCCCGATTGAAATATATCAAAGCCCCACTGCCGACGACCATCAGATACCTCGCTTCGAGCGGCTTTCAACCCTCTGA